In the genome of Scatophagus argus isolate fScaArg1 chromosome 20, fScaArg1.pri, whole genome shotgun sequence, the window tgtgaccctggggaacatgctttttttgccgtactagaataaagtgtaattgcacatccactacagtagttggcagtggcgctctcattgtcagagtgtgcgcagggagtattagctctatggtgtagcggcttttttgcaccgagcaggaagtgcagtaagcgaacccttaagagacaacatgaagacatttttaacagggatgagaagaaaggcggagagagacgaagataatgagacaaaagtaactcacccgaaagctaagacgaggaaatatgacgaagcatatgtagcgcttggcttcactgtgactacagtgggagacgacagaccggtgtgtttactgtctaaaaatgttggcagcggacagcatgaagcctaataaattaaggcgccacttgaagacattacatcccaatcatgctgataagccgctggagttttttcagccaaaacgtgccgaatatttccaacaatcatcccgctttgtgaatgctacttcagtaaaccagcgagaattgttagcatcctattattacatattattattattactattatttatagtcgcagtgggggggggcgcgaattgttttctacttgctgggggggggcgcaacagaaaataattgagaagcactgctttaGACCATCCCAAAGCTGAACACCTGAAGTGTTTTAATTCTCTTTTCTTTAACAGGTTTTAAATTATTCCCATCAGGTTGTTTATGCTTTTGCTGTAAGAGGCTAAACTATCCTCTTCTATCCATTTCTAATTCAGCTGCCCATCTCTAAATTAACCTGTCAATCAACTCCAGTCTGATCAACTGCTTCACTTACACCTCAGAATGTAATTTTTCATTCCAAATTTCTACACATTTagttctttaaaaaataaaacaaacacacacacactattaggacataaattttttttattccaaacaaTTTATCCAAGCTTGGTTGCCAGTTCCTTGGCCTTAGCCTTCTCCAGCTTGTTGATGCGAGCTGTGGATTTGGGGCCCATGATGCCGCCTCCCCAGTGACGACGGATCtggaaaacagtttgaaaaggGTTAAAATGCTGCAATTTGTTCTTTGCCATCAATATGCAGTTTTAGTCTCGTAGAGATACTCCAGTTGGCTAAAGAACGCTCACCTCTTCGTATCTGTCATTGTAGTTTGTCTTGATGGCTTCCACCAGCTTGGCAAGTGCACCTTTATCCTCACTAGGAGAGAACAAATTGGGTTAAAACGATGCTCACACCCCTTAGAAATGGAGCCAGAACACATTAATGGTCACATAAAGATAATGTGGACAAATGTGTTCATTTCTCAAGATCAGAATTTTGCCTCAcacatcagtcattttaaaaacatgatcAGAGTATCATGATGAACACATTACAGACACCACCAACATTGTATTGCGTCTTTCAAAAATTCAGTAAAATGCCCTACCAGTAAGTAAGTATGTACATCAGTAATAAAGAAACCAATACTACAGAAAAAGTATATGCAAACTTACGggtttgtctgtgtgaaggCAACTGAAGTGCATGTCTTTCTGTGCACCAGTCTGCCCAGTCTAGCCTTGCCCTTGACGATGCAGTATGGGACGCCCATCTTGCGGCACAGAGCTGGCAGGAAGACCACAAGCtagaaaagcagaagaaattaTTAGCATCATAGgacaacattttaaacttaaCTTATCCCAGAAAAAAAGTGACACACAATAAACATTGTGGCCATTGTTGGTTTGTGATCTCTGCTCAGGGTTAAAAAGCTCGTATGTTTTGATCCACACAGAGGATTCAGGTGAAGAAATTCAGACATCATTGCCAGAGAACACTTTTCTAAACTCAACTGGACCCAACATGAGAAGTTTCACTGCAGACAAAACACCATGGAAGACATACCTCAATTGGATCCACATCGTGGGCGATGACGACCAGCTGGGCCTTCTTGTTCTCCACCAGAGCGGTGACAGTGTTCACACCTgtcaagagagaaaaaaattggATTACTCATATTAAATTTGGTGACAAACACACTGCCATAAAGGGATTTTCTATTTTGGCCAATGCTCAGGGTTAAAAAGCTCATTGAACATCAAGGCAAGTTTCAGGTGAAGAAATTCAAGTCATCACTGCATTCAGGCCAATATATTAATGTAACCAGCAAGTTAGCTCCAGTATACGCAGACAAACGCAGAGGATGTTCGACACAGCAAGACGGAAACTGCTTCATTACAGGATGAATCCGTCCCAGTGAGGCTTTGGTGAAAAACTTGTCAAGTTTAAGTTAGACTGATTAAACAAGTATGTTCTATATAATTCAGTTTATACTGAACTCATCCATCAGTTTACACTCCACAACGTTAGCTCTTCATTGCTTACCTGCACGAAGGACAGGGGGCCTCTTGGTAGGGGTATCTCCCTTTCCTGCTGCCTTCTGCTCAGCACGGGCCAGCAgcctctgcttcttctcctgcttGGTCTCTGGCCTGTACTTGTGGGCCAGCTTGAACAGCTGTGTGGCTGAGGAGGAACAGAACATTACAGATTAACTTCAACAGCCCAACTGTGACTACATGCATGGTTTGCTCTGGAGCACGGTAAGTGAAAGGTAATTCAAGTTGCTGCATCAGTGATCTTGGTGGAAATGTCAGCACGGCTGTTCAGATAGCAAATATTCTTTCACATCACTTGCAAAGCCAAGTTGGTATTATGATGGGCCCAATAGCCCTTTTGAAACACTACAGCTTTGTTCTGTAGGCAGCCATGCCaagaaaaaatgaattcaattaAGAATTATGAAAGTTACCGGTCTGGCGGTCCAGAGCCTGGGTGAACTGGTTGATTGCAGGGGGAACCTTCAGACGCTTGTAGAGGATGGAGCGCTGCCTCTGCAGGCGGATGTAACGAGGCCATTTCACAAAGCGTGTCAAATCACGCTTGGGCTGAATATCCTGGCCTgtaggaaaaaacaaatcaaatgtttacCATCTGACCTTGAAGGCAAGGTCTTCACTTTAGAGCCTCCAAAGTGCATCAGCGATCTTGGTGGAAAATTGTCGTCAGTGTTGTTAAGATAGCAAATATTAATATACATCATCTGCACCATTACAAGATCAACTCATCCAAAAACGCCAAAGTGGGCTACTTACCGATGCCAAAATTCTTTGGCCTCTTCTCAAACAGGGGGTTCACTACTTTCTTGGCCTCATGTTTCTTGGCCACAGAAGGGGCAGGTGCCACCTTCTTCCCCTTAGCCTTCTTTCCCTTAGGCTGTCAGGAAGAAAACAGTGACAGGGGAGCATTAGCAAAGCTACACAAACACTCTACTCGACTCAATTTTTCAGGTTTAAAGCTGTGCCTCAATTTAAACTCACAGCATCACTGCAGAGGCTAAATCATCTCGTAATATGTTGCCTGGTAAACTATGAATGCTAATTAACCGCTACGTCGGGACCCCAACAGCTATTGTTTAAAATACAGGTTAGCCTTATTCAACACCTGTCTATGTTTGCTAAATCTATGAGCTTCAGAATGTTTAGACCCGTTTGTAAATGCCATGCAGGCAGAAACGCGGAGTTACGGTGAATAAAGTTGGCCAAATCCCCATGCTGGAGCTCTCCTCTTAGTTAGCATGCAAAGCTACCAAGTTAAGGATGCACCTAGCTTAACAGCAAATTTACAAACCAAGTCATTCTCACATTGGAAAATTACCAAAGCCCATAAAAACATATGTGTTTGAGCTGCTAACTCTAAAGTTAACATTCCCATCTGTCCTAAAAGAAGCACTGCTATAGGCCCATTAATGTCACACTGCTAGCTAAACTAGCCGGGTACACATTTCTATCAGCCTACATTAACGTTACAAGCCCCGCTGTAGTCCTGCTCGTCACAACATTAAATGAAGTTACGAGGTTAAACACTGGCACTGGTTCACATTCATGCTGAAAAATCAACATTACAGGGAAAGAAGGCTTCTCAAATCAAACGTGTTCACCCACGTTAGCTTTAGCCCCTAACAGAGAGTCACAGCGCTACTCGCACCGGCTACAGTAGGCTCAGTTTAAACCAAGTTTTAtccaaaaatacaacaacatcGACACACAATATCAACATCACAAACACTAAAAGGCTTCACGGAATTCATATGAACATTCTACAATGTCAGAAAATGCATGTATACAGGGATGCAAACAGATACAACGGCTAGAATAATTCCTCAGAAGAAACAGCTATGCACCCACCATGTCGGTTCAGGCAGAAAGGAAGACCGAGGCATTCTGGGTAGGGTAAATACCGCGAGGCTTGGCACCGGATTACGTGTCCTCTCAAGCACTGATCTGGAGTCAGATATTACAGGTACTTTTCTATACCAACTATTCAGCTTTAAAAATTAGGATACTGACTCAGGAACAGTGACAGTGTTATTATATAGTCTTAATATACATTGTACGTCACATCCAATGACTGATCCAACGACTGGGCATTTGTTCCAATTACAATAATATGAAAACTTACATGATTTTGTGGttaatttattttgatacattttacataaacttgaaatttatttattatgaatattatgtatgtatatgttacATACAGCTGAATACCCTCTCCTGTCCAGGTTATAATCACTCCGTACTTTGTGAAATTTCTCCCTTCTTAgtatttttactccactgcatttagGATAACTTTAGTTAGGCTTCTACCTACTTTGAAGATCGAAATTTGGaatttgcatttgcaaaaatacaaacacgTATGCCCAGTTTATAAAACACGATGTATTATAGATGATTTTACCAAATACGATTCTGTATGTATGAATACCCCATGCTTGGACAGAGGAGCACAAATTGTCCTTTCCACATTTGGAACCAGGGGGCCATTTAACCATCGTACAACATTGCGTCACTTCCGTAAACAGGACTCTTTACCGCTACTCGATATAAACGTTCCATCTTGCTAACTAGCTAACTAGTCAGCGAGCCATCCAGCTGTTTGAATACTTGTTTGTGATAAATTAAACGTGTCGACGTATAACGACGGAGACACATTACtaagaagataaaataaatgaattgaatgaCTTGTCGGGTTGACGTCcctgtgtgtctcctcctcctctagcCGTGCGTCGTGCCGTGCCGGGGCGTGCTGTGGACGGGAGGGGGAGAGATGTTTGGGGATGGTGGGTCGGGGTATCGCGGCTTTCGCCTCGGCTCCTCGAAATCTTGCTCGCATACTGACGCCTGCCCGCATCCAGTATGTATTATTTGtaagaagaatgaaaaatagGGATCATCGCCGTGacagctgtttctgttggtAATTACGAGTAATTCATAACTGCTGTTGTCATCCAGATCATTTCTTGAGCATTCGTAGATAAACATAAGGCCTTGCACTTTGCGGATCTGTTTGAATCTCTAGGTATATATGGGGGGTTATTGTGAAAACATGGCTTAAACAGTAGAGACATCTAACTTACGTTTCAGCTACCAGTCAGCGACGAGGTGCCTGACATTTCTATGTGTGCACATCGTATGTTGGTATTGAGATGATCAAGCTAGCTTTAGCTACATCAACTGAATTGCcgcagttttgtttttgctgctctgTCAAACTAGCAGACTTCCCCCTGAAGAGAGCGAGTAGTTATGGCCGAGCAAGACATTTGTCCTCATCTGGACTCTATTGGAGAGGTCACCAAGGAGGACCTCCTTCAGAAATCCAAGGTGAGTTTTCAATCATGCACTGTACATGTTCTACACAGCGTCAGAGATGCCCAGCTGGAGTGTATGTTGGaagtgctgttgtgtttcacttgCTCCCCCTAAACCGAATGGAAATATATGCTTATCTATGCTGTCACTTTCTGATCTGCTCATGTCGTCTTCTTCTGGCTGCAGGGAACTTGCCAGTCGTGTGGAGCCGGGGGCCCAAACTTGTGGGCCTGTCTGCAGGTAAGgttttgaattttttcttttcaagtgtAATTTCTGGTTTAGCTTGTGCAGCTTGTCACATAAATGATGACCATTGCCTGTACAACTACCACAATACAAATTGTAAACCATCTGAGATAAAAAGTCCAGGCGAATGCTTAATAATTAATGATGATGTGGGgcataaatgtaattattaatgcagcagctgtcaaactcacacaggtaaacaaatacacaacatgTGCAGTTACAGCTATGATGTTATACTTGAATTCACATTTGACATCTTAGCATGAAACTAATTTACAGATTGAGCCAATTCAGTCAGATAGGCAGGTGCATATTGTGATGTAATGTCTTTGCAAGATGGAAGAGAGGATTCAGAGGCTGTGAGGTCCTGTCTGATTCAGTGCTTCTGTTCTGTAGAATGACTGCTCATATGTTGGTTGTGGAGAGTCCTACTCTGATCACAGCACCCTGCACGCACAGGTAAAACCCTGCCAGCTTCTGCTCTTCCTGCCATCAGTTATCTCCATGGTGAACAGTTAAGAGAAGGAGAATGTCTAATTCATTTCAAACAGAGTCCCTTTAAtcattgtgaatgtgtttcctTTAGGCTAAGAAGCACAACCTGACTGTGAACCTGACAACATTCAGGATCTGGTGTTATGTGTGTGAGCGGGAGGTGTTTTTGGAGCACCGGCCTGCGCTGGTGCCTGTACCTGCTGCTCCCCACCACTGTAAAGCCACAGAGCAGGTGCGACTTAGCTGCAGTCTCTTTCCCCTTGTCCTTGACGgatttaaatggaaaaagtaCTAAAAAAGTGCTAAGTGGATGTATTTGAAATTCACAGAACCTGTTCCTTTCATACTCTCATACTTATAGCATCTGTTAATTACTCTCCCAGGAAGCAGCTCCTCAGCCAGTCGGTCACCCACTGAAAGCCGTACCAATTGCtgtggcagaagaagaaggctcAGAGTCGGAGGAAGACGAACTGAAACCCAGAGGTGCACCAAGTCATTTGTCaccctttcttttccttctccttgcTGGATTTTTCTAAGTGCTCTTATTATTAGGTCATGGATGTAATTGCTTTGAGTTCTAAGAATAGTTACCAGGCCTGTTTCTTTTAATCCAGTGCCAATTTCTCTTGTTATTTATAGGCCTGACAGGAATGAAAAATATTGGAAACTCCTGCtac includes:
- the rpl7a gene encoding 60S ribosomal protein L7a → QPKGKKAKGKKVAPAPSVAKKHEAKKVVNPLFEKRPKNFGIGQDIQPKRDLTRFVKWPRYIRLQRQRSILYKRLKVPPAINQFTQALDRQTATQLFKLAHKYRPETKQEKKQRLLARAEQKAAGKGDTPTKRPPVLRAGVNTVTALVENKKAQLVVIAHDVDPIELVVFLPALCRKMGVPYCIVKGKARLGRLVHRKTCTSVAFTQTNPEDKGALAKLVEAIKTNYNDRYEEIRRHWGGGIMGPKSTARINKLEKAKAKELATKLG